The following DNA comes from Nicotiana sylvestris chromosome 10, ASM39365v2, whole genome shotgun sequence.
TATCATTGTCTTCCTTCAATGAAAGGAAATAGACTTTGCACTCTAATGTAACGTATTATCAAAATTGAGCATAATAATCCAATTGATATCACATTATGCCTACTAAAACTTTGTAGTTGTCAAAACAACCCAAGTGAGTCCATGTCGACGTTGTATCTCCAGTCCAAAGCGTCCCAGTTCTAGAGTTAAATTTGATTTTTGTGAATAGACCCTTTAGCAACTTCACGTCGACTCCACCAATTTGGTAGCTCGGTACTGTAGCATACGGTACTGTAGCAACGTAACTGTAGCTTACTATTACTGTAGCAGCCGATTCCCACACTTGATCATGTGATGTCCCCTTTAGATTCCCCCACTATTGAGAGGGCCAAGGTCCTTGGAATTTGCACCCAATGTAATGCACATGCCTACAATGTGCTTGTCTGCATTATCAACTTCATTTTTTGGTATTTGAACCCATGCTTCACATGCTTTTGCTCCTTTTGATACATGAGTTTGTatttccaaaaataaccagcgtcATGCTAATGTCTTGACGTCCTTTCCATGTGCTGCAAACTTTTCCATTGCATTTCCAAAATAATGAACTACGAGCAAATGCATgtcccattttttatttttattttttgttgtcaAATCCCCATGCTCATGCCTTCTTTCCCATGTGTATGCCAGTGTGCAAATCCTTTTGAAAATAGGCGTGCATCCCTGTTGGAATTTAAACTGTCCTCCCAATTGTTGTAGCTCGTCGACCGAGTAATCTCCAGGACCCAAACATCTTGAAGCATTCATTAATATAGTAATGCTAGAAGCATGCGTGTATTCCATGTCTCTGATTACATCCAGTTTTGTTATCCCAATGCGCATGCCTTCATATTCTCTCAAGCTGCTGGACGCGTGCTTACAAAAAAACTCGAATTTTGCTTCCAACGATGACTCCTCGATCCCATGCATTTGTTCCAGGCGTGCCTGCCTTTGTCGTTCCTTTTGTCTTGATGGAAAACAAGACATTCCCAAGTCATTGCCCATTGGCTTTCTGAAGGCATAGGATAATATACTCGTAATGGCACCTGCACGAGAGAAAAGATAGTTAGAAATACCAACCATTATATCCTCCTCCCTTAGGATTTGAATATATTGGTCGATTAAGTTGACATGGCTCCTGCTCTTCCTTTTATCTTTGCTTCTTATCTCCTGTCCACCTTCACCCTTAGACTTGGACATTGCAGCTTATCTTCATTAACTAACCTCCTTCCATGTGCATCTAGATGCCAGAATTGTTGGCATTCTATTTCTCCATGATCTAAAGCATAATTAGCCAAGTGATATGCCAGCTTGTTGCCCTCCCTATGAATATGAGTAACTGTGTAATTGCCCCCATTCATTAGTTGCATCATTTCCTCTACCTGCTCAGAtatgatccatggtggtttccagATCCCATCCATTATCTTTTTTAATAACATTGAGTTGGTTTGAAGCCATACATGAGAGTATTGATGAAATCTGCAGAACCTTAGTGCTTCTACCATGGCCTTCGCTTCAGCTACTGTGTTTGTTGTCTTCTCAATCTCCTTCCCTACTGACTTGACTATGTCTCCATTTTCATTTCTTATACAAAAACCTATTGAGCTCCTGCCTGGATTTCCCTCGATGCACCATCCGTATTAACTTTTAGCCATCCTGCACTTGGAAATTCCCACATGACTTTGGTAATCTTAAGTTTAGGAGTGAAATTTTCCATCATAGCTAATAGATCTTGCCATTTGTGAGGTACCATGTCCATCCCAGGTTTTCTCTCTTTCACCAATGCCTGGAGATTTGATGAAACTTGATAAATCACCCTGCTAGTTGTCACAGCATCACCATACTTCatactatttcttcttttccagAGTTCCCAGACTACACATGAGGGGAGTGCTTGCATTACTGGTTTGAGCCTTCAGCACACATTTGCAGTCCAACATTTTGTGATTGCTTGGTGCAATGTTAATCCCTCCACAGCTATTCCTGCCCTCGATAGAAAATACTTCCAAGTTGTCCTTGCAGTTTCTGATCTAAAAAATAAGTGCTGAAGAGATTCCTCGTCAGGCTGTACACAACACCAACATTTTGCTGACATGCAGTAGCCTACCCTTTTCAAGAAATCATCTAAAGGTAGCTTTGCTTTCCACACTTTCCACATGaaaaatgctattttaaaaggcagTCCCTTTACCCAAATCATCCTATAAGCTGTTCTTGGTTCGTCTCTTCTTCTTGTATACTCCCATGCTGACTTAACACTGAAATATCCTCTTGTTTCCAGCATCCAACAAGGCATGTCAAGAACCTGCTGAGGTGAAGGTGGTTTGATTTTCTCCAGAATGTGTATTGCTAAGTCTTCAGGAAGAATTTCAAATAGCCTATCCACATCCCACTCACCATCTAAGGTAACATCATGTACATTATGTACAGTTTCATCAATGGCAAAGTCCTGAGGAACTAAAAAATATAGTGCCCTAAGACCTGTCCAGTTTTCAAACCAAAATAGTGAGGATCCCCTTTTTGTTTGCCAAAAGATTTGATGTTCAATCAGATCTCTGCATTCCAACATTTTTCTCCAAATGTGAGACCCCCTTTTCCATGGAACAATTACAGAATTCAATTTTTACAGTATTTCTGACATACGAAAGAGCTCCATAGGCTTGGTTTTGTTCTGAAATTCCACCACAACTTGCTGAATAATGCCTTTGCTACATCATGCAGTGACCTAAAACCTATTCCTCCTTCCTCAACTGGCATGCATAAGGTATTCCATGAAGCCCAATG
Coding sequences within:
- the LOC138879240 gene encoding uncharacterized protein, which codes for MGFTERLIGIVFGLVSNNWYSILINGQAHGFFKSSRGVKQGDPVSPTLFILASKALSRGLNALYTNLYFCGFGMPKWSPKINHLVYADDMIIFSFSDETSLMLIMQVLNAYEAASGQLVNKTKSAVYLHHLTDMEWRKLEYYQPLITKVMDKLQSWQSSSVGGTSRHWASWNTLCMPVEEGGIGFRSLHDVAKALFSKLWWNFRTKPSLWSSFDFAIDETVHNVHDVTLDGEWDVDRLFEILPEDLAIHILEKIKPPSPQQVLDMPCWMLETRGYFSVKSAWEYTRRRDEPRTAYRMIWVKGLPFKIAFFMWKVWKAKLPLDDFLKRVGYCMSAKCWCCVQPDEESLQHLFFRSETARTTWKYFLSRAGIAVEGLTLHQAITKCWTANVC